Within Lolium rigidum isolate FL_2022 chromosome 5, APGP_CSIRO_Lrig_0.1, whole genome shotgun sequence, the genomic segment GGGCACATGCATCATGCATGTAGTCTTACTGCATTGGATGGCAATAGTGGCTGTTTTAGTATAATGTTAATCAATTGCCTATCCTTCAGAACTGCAGAGAATCTGTAGCAGGCAATAGGGAAAGGAACATGTTTTAGTTCATATTAACGGTACACTGTATGTGGAGGGCTGGTTGCTAGCTTGTTTCCCATGCATACATTTGAGTGAGGTCCGATTTTGGGGAATATTTCATGTTTGGAAATGAACTGATTCTGTTGGTTCCTTTTGAGCATTGTTTTTGGAATAACGTCATTTGACCATAGATTTTAAAGTACATGCCACACAAAATGGGACACACCAGTATAGCCTTGCCAACATTTTTTCACAGCCTAAAATCTTCTAAACTTTCTGTGGAATTTTATCTGCCACCCTGTTATGCCTGGAGGTGTACCTCCATAATTATAAGTTGGTGATTCTCTGCCGTGTTGTCTAGCTGTTGATACCAGGTGGTGTCCTTTGTGGTCAAGGTGGTCACACATCAGCATTATTTGTTTTGTTTGTAATGCTTGATGCTTGGCGTGTGAAACTGGTTGTTGCATGTCTCTCTGGCAAAATTTAGTGGTCCAAATTTTCGTTGCATCTGTAACCTCACATTATTGTCAATGGTGTATTTGGTCTGGGGCTCCACTGAAAAGGGACGGCTAAAAATTCTGTCTGCCACCAAATTTCGTGCTACAGCATAGTTTCTGGTTTTCTGCACTGCACATAGGCCTGTAGACTGTGCTGTTATTAGCATGAGCAATGTGAACGAATCAATGATCTCTTGTGCACATTTTATAATCAATTGATCTTCTTTCTCCCTTCTGCTCAACTTAACAAACCTTTGTGTTGTTGTTGTCCTTGCAGATCGAGGATATCGTCCGTGCAGCGAGGCGAGCGTGCTACAGAGCGGTACCCATGGCGGCAACAGCCTGATCGGAATTCATTTTACTTCCTCCTTGCTTTTTCACTTTGGCGGGCTGAGAAAACAGTGTGTTACATAATGGTGCCCACAATTGCCCAAACTCATTAAATTTTGTAGATGTGCCGTGGCATCTTATTCTTTTAGCTGCAGTTGGATCACTGCATTCGATTGGCGCCCCCACTTTCTTGTTGTGAATTATGCGGCTTGCGTTGGCTGATGAGTGTTTGGATCGATCCACATGTTCTAATCATGACTTAGTGGAAAAGTTTAGGCAGGGTGCATGTGCCTAGTTGTTATTTGGCTAGGTCTCGTCACAGCCACGGCTCGTGTTGGTCTGAAACCTTTTTGCTGCCCATGTGGCCTCGTGGACATGGATATCGTCTCCAGGAAGGAGTGTTTATACCATGTAGTAGCAGGGAAGGGCAGGACAGTGTAGAATACGTCCGTCATGCCACTTCATGAGTTTCCAAAAATGAAGGAACTGTCCAGTCGCCGTCTACATTTTTGGTAGCTATCTCTGACATAACAATCCTCCATGGCCATAGAGACGAGGTGTCCTCACCTACATAGACGGTGCAACGACAGTGACAACCTTGCTAACACGCATGATCCAGTCAAAGATACCTGTCATAATTGAGCACGGACCGGTGCCCGTGAGCATAGCCTTAGTATTAATAATCGTCATATGATATGACGCCTCTATCTTGCATAGACCAGAATAAGAGGAGCACGTTCTAATATacaagctgctgctgctgctagtattattttttttaaaaaaatatctaCATTCAACCCTTGAAAAATAAGGCGAAAAGGGGCGTTGCGTCCAGAGAATCCCTGCCTAGACAAAAAGGTCGCTCGAGTGACTCACACACAAGACTCAGACCATGCAAATCCTATTTTCTTCCTTCTTCTATAGCACTCCTACTATGTCTGCATGCTTTCCGAAAACGCTAGGTTTGACCGGACCAAAGACCGCACGCAGCATCAAGCAACAGCTAACTAAACAATGGGAAACGGATGGTCCAATTAGACAAGCAGGAAAGTGGTAGTACCGATCCGAACCTAACGGCATCTTGGTTTGCGTCTACGCGAATAAAAAACGCGTCCCAGCAGCGTTCGTTCTAACGCAAATTTAGTCCAAATATACGGTAGGAATGCGTTTTGGTCTGGTCGGTCCTCTCTCTTCTCCTTTAATGCAGGACAGATACATGTACTGGTCAATGGTGACCACACAaaaggaatttttttttctttcctcctTAATTAAAACATGACAGGATCCTTGTGGTCAAAAAATACACATCTACCGCTGAAGAGCAGACACATGTGGACATGTGATTATTTTTTGTATCCATGTCTAACACAAACAAACATAAATTATATCCAAAATACATCACCCCATTGAAGATGACCTAAAACAAAACCTAGCTAGAGGGCGAGAGAGCGACGGGGTGTGTGATGGCGGCCTTTGACCAGGCAGAGACCGGGGCCACGAAATCGAAAGCGTAAAAGCAACCGTACCCaccaagaaagaaaaaaaaaagaaagcggACTATACTAGTAGTACGACACCAGAACAGTTGGCCAAGAAAAATACTATGCTAGTACTAGTACTAGACTACTAGTAGCAGAAAAATAATCGGAAAGGAACCGCTCGCGCTTCGGCTCGCGGAAAAAACAAACAATTCCCCATTTCTCCACTCTCCCCCGTTCGCCCGAGTCTCAGTGGTAGTGGTGCGCGGCGCGGGGGCTAGAGCCTGCAGCTAGGGTTTCCCCCCGTCCCTCACCGCGAATCCGGCTCGGGCTGCCGCGATCTGGTCTGGGGCGCTTCGGTCCGTCCGGCCACCGGCGCCTGATCTCGCGGCGGGCGGGCTCGGGATGAAGTCGTCGCTGCGGAAGCTGCGCGGGTTCGCGCTGCAGCGCCACGAGCAGCGGGCGGACCGCCACCGCGACCACTCCACCGCCGCCAAGGCGGCCGACGAGCTCCTCGCCGCAGCGCAGGTGCCTCTTGTCCCTCCCTTCCTTCATCCCGTTGCTGCCGCGTCGATTACGCTGCGCGAGCGGGCGAGCGCGCGCGCGGAGGCAGATCCTGTCAGTTGCGATGTAGGAGCGGCTGGGGGTAGCCATGGCGAATTCGATGCGTTCGTCGGAGCTGGCGTGGGCATGGTCTGCCATGTCGTACACGGAGTTCGATGGGATGCAGGCGTTCCTGCGGATCTGCGCCCCATTTCAGCACAAACGGGTTCAGGGGACCGTCCTAGCTTCAACCCAAGACCCTCATGCTGTCTCCTAGCGCGAATTGGTTGGTTTCCGGGGGATTCTAGATCAACGTGTGCTCACATTCAGGAGCGGGCGGAGCCACAAGTTTAAGATGAAGGGGGGCCGAACTAGTCGAACAACTTTAGCAGGGGCCAGCCAACACAATGCTAAACCAACTAATTTTCTgtcacaaataagggatgattaACAGCCAGCCGTGTATGCATGTACTTGTGAAAGCATAGGGGGTCGGGGCGGTTCTGGTTGTTGAGTGAAGTATCACTCTTGCGTGAGAACAAGACTTGGAATCCGACAAGCCTAGCTGTTTTAGCCTGCCCGCCACCAATCCTCATGATTAAGTTAGATGCCTTGTAGTAGTAGTAAATTAGGGTGCCGTGTTACTCCATTTTTTTTTACTGCTGAATCTAATTGTTGGATATGACAAGACTTCCCCCATTCCAAAGTGTCAGCTGAGTTTAGTGGTTCCTCCGGAGGAGTGATGTgttcatggtttttttttttgttgcagcAAACTGTTGCTTTCTCTGTGATCACGCTGCGGTTGCATGCAGTATCACTCTGAGTGAAAAATTAACTTTAAATCTGAGAACGTTGGATGATTGAGCCTGGTAGCCAACAAGCCTCATGATTAAGTTAGATGCCTTTTTAGTGAACTAGGGTGACAGTTTGGCATTTTGACCCATTCGGTTATAGAATCTCATTGGATTTGGCAAGACTTCCCCATTCCCAAGTGTCAGCTTGTTGAGAATTGTTTAATGATTCGAAATGAAACTGCTGAGTGAGGGCTATCCCGAGTAATGAAAACAGTGACGGTGTATGCGAAACAATGAGTTGATGTTTACAGCAGTGCAACCTAGTCTAAATAGTCAAAAACAAGATGCTTCTGTTCAGAAACTCTTAATTTCTCATTGTGTCAATAAGAGCTCATGTGCCTGCGTTTTGAAAATTTTGTTTgaaacttctattttactttgacAGGATATGGCGGATATGAGGAATTGTTATGATAACCTGCTTTCTGTTGCGGCAGCAATAGCAAACAGTTCATATGGTATGTTTCTTGTCTgaaaatattttgcttctagagATTAGTTATGGTACATTCATTTCACTTTATTTATGCAGTGCTTGGTGCAAATGTTTTGTTGATCATTTCCTTTTGAGTAACCAGGGTTAGCTGTCCTTTGTCGATTGGATGGAAATAATCTTCACTTGAATGTTATCTATTTTTGGTTGAATAGGATCACACCTGTGAAGAAATTTTATGGTTATCAATTTACCACTATCTTTCTAGGTTGTTCTGACATTTGTGACCTCAGTTTATTTGCATTTGTAACATTTATCATGTACATGACTGTTTGGTTATAGTGTTGTATCAGCTACAATTCTCGGTATCTTGAGTCTGCACTGGATGCCAATAATTAGCTGGTGTATGTGTGCAGAATTCTGTGAAGCACTGCAAGAAATGGGAACTTGTTTAGTGAAGAGAGTCACACCAAATAAAGAAGGAATTAATGGTAATCATATTGTGTATTCTTTTTTTGCTCTGAGCTTGTTTGTTTTTGTTCCTGGCGGTAATGCTAATACATTATTATAATCAGCTACCATGGTAGCATTGTAGCCACATTAGTTAAGTTCTTAATGGAAGATGAGAATGTGTAGTAATTAGGGCTGTTGAAAAAAGGTTTTGCTTCGCAAGTGAAACCGTCCTATACAATTTTTGTACTATCACTAAAGCCGACATCACATGCTGAGAAACAAAATGAACTAGCATCTTTCAGCTGGTTTTGGCCAGGCTGACTCTTACCCATGATTGAACACCCCTACTAGTTATGCAGACTATTTACACTAGGCAGTTGTAAGTACCTTCTTGCTTGCTCCCTTTTGCAAGAAAGTAGTTACCGCCACATGAATAAAAACAAAGAAAAGGGTGAGCAAAGAAGGCTAACGTTTCCTGGTAGTGTTATTGAATGTGACATATAACTTCTGATTGTTGCATACTTTGCTACTTGATGCTTACATTTAACAACATCCCCCCAGATAAGGTTTTGCTGTTGCTCGGGAAGTCGCAGTTTGAACTTCGGAAACTTGTAGATAGTTATGTAAGTTTCTAATTGCTTATTATTGAAGCTACAGATTTACTGTGATCTTCTACcgctgatttgcttcatcatcttctccTCAGCGTGTTCATGTTCTTAATACCATTACCACTCCATCACAGTCTCTTCTTAATGAGCTTCAAACTGTAGAGGTATGGTGTTAAGCAATATGTGCATCTCTTCTATGTTCATGCCCTTTTTTTATATGGTCCTTGACCTAAAAAATATATTCGTGTGGTCATAACAGATTGATTTGTTTGTACCAATGGGCTCATATCGACTTCATATTATAGTCATGGACTTAAATTTCAAGTTCAAAATCATTCTACTATTAACAGATAAAAGCCTACTATTAACACACTTGAATTCTTCTTTCCAATGAACTCACCACAGAGTGATTGCATATCATATGCTGCCTTTACTATGTGTTATGAAGTCACAAAGGGAGATTGGTACACAAAATAGGAAATTTCATAACTTGATACCCAATATGTGTTATGAAGTCATCATGTGAGTGTGATATCATTGAATATCATATGGTGTTGCACATGCGTTGTCAAGTTTCTGGTTTGAGCCCAGTTTGTTGTTTTGTCCTAGGCAGGTTGATGGCTTAAGCTTTTTTATGTTCCAATGAAATTTAGTATTTGTTCTAGTAGGTGCTCGTTTAAAGATATTTAGTATTTCTAGTTTGAACCTGTTAGACAACCATGTTTATTCATTGAGGGAAAGCACTTAACTAGCGGAAAAAAAAATTCATTGCAGGAAATGAAGCGCCAGTGTGATGAAAAAAGGTGTGATGTTTGTACAAATTTTGGCTTACGACCTTACCACGATGACATGGTTCTTAAGTTTTTAATATTCCTTCCAGAGATTTGTTCGAATACATGCTAAATGCGCAGAAAGAGAAGGGGAGATCTAGGAATTCAAAAGGTGATAATAGTGCATCCGAGCAACAATTGAAACAAGCTCAGgaagattatcaagaggaagcaACTCTTTTTCTATTCCGGTTAAAGTCATTGAAGCAAGGACAATTCCGAAGTCTTTTCACACAAGCTGCTCGGCACCATGCTGCGCAGGTGTGCATAATATTcctccttttttttgttttttcatgcTGCAGAAACTTACTTTCTGAAATTGTTGATATATTGTGTCGACCAGCTAAATTTGTTCAGAAAGGGCGTCAAGTCTCTTGAGGCTGTAGAGCCACACGTTAGGCTTGCTGCTGAGCAACAGCACATTGATCATCAGTTCAGTGCACTTGAGGAGGAAGATTACTCTGTTGAAGATGAAAATGATGACGATTACAATGACAGTCATGATGGAGAGCTGTCTTTTGACTATGGAGAAAATAAGGAGGCTGCAGAAGCCGGTCATGCTTCTAGGAGTCCTACAGAGGTATATGCTGTAAAATTCCAGTCTGTCCTGAAATTCTCATTCAATTTATCTTCTTTGTCCTGCCCCAGAATAATCTAGTTTGTTTACATTGACTGTTTCTTCTGTCTTCACTATCTTATGAGTTCGTCATCTGATTTTCTTATTTTCACAGGAATTTTTTGATAGAAGTAAAGGAGACTATTCCTCTTTTGCTAGTGAAAGACAAAGACTTGTAAGTCAGTCAGCTCCACTTTTTCCTGAGAAAAAGCTTGAGACAGCAGAAAGAGTAAAGGAGTTGCGGCGTTCTGCAACGAGGAAATTAAATACTTACGTTTTGCCTACTCCAAATGATGTTCAAGCCAGTCCTCAGATAGTTGCAGGAAATCCTACGAGTGGATCTCCTGTTGGGAGCAAAGGTGCATTCCATTCATCCCCACTCAACCCAAGTATAAAAGTGGGAGATTTAAGAGACAATAAGCTACCAAGTCCTGCCAGGTTATCTAATGCACAGTCAGTGCTGAAGGAAAGCAATATCAATAATGCAGAAATAAGGACAATGCTCCCAGCGAGTGATCTGGCTCTACCAGGCTATCATGAGCTGAAGATTTCTTCCGACAACAAAAAAACAAAGAGGGGGTCCTTTTCTGGTCCAATTCCTCTCCGGCCAAGGTCAACGGAGAATATTGATGTTATGGCCGCAGCGCCAAGGCACAGCTCTGCACACCAGCCAACAGTTCACGTGAGAGTGTCCCCTAGTTCCTCGCCACCACCCTTATCCTCCCCCAGAATTAAGGAGCTTCATGAGCTACCTCGACCGCCTACAAGCGCATCAAGAAATACAGCATTTCCTAGTCTAGTCGCTCACTCTGCCCCATTGGTACCAAATTCTGCCCCTTTGGCACCTAGAGGCCACTCAGGGCAGGATCATTTTAATTTTAGGGTTAGACAAACACCACCAAGTGCTCCACAAACTGCATCGCCTCTACCAACACCACCTGGGCCTATAGCCCGTAGTTTTTCTATACCCTCTAGAGGCATAAGAACAGGTATTTCAGACGGTAAAGGTACAGAAGATCATCACGATAAAGGGGCCGCCAGAATGAGCCTATCTTCTCTTCCTTCAGCTCAAACGGTCTTGGACGACCGTCAGCCTTTGTCAGCAGCTGCCGAGTCAGTTAAGAGAACATAGGGTGAGTTTTCATTATGTGTAGTTCTACGGCATGTTTTTGAACTTGGTATTAGTAACCTAGCaaattattgttgttattaaAACATGGAAAACATAGCTACTCTGAAATAGTTACGAAGTTGACTGCCACATGCGAAGGGGATAGGGATGTCAATAATGCCGTAATGAGTATGCAGTTTTGCATTGCCCCCTATGGTTACTTTCGAGTCATAACATTTCGGCTTTACAAACTgattttgagtgccttgttttacATAACACCGCATCATAACAATGCCGGCTAACCTTACCCCTGTAACCTTTTCTCTGCAGGGTATTTGGTGAGAATGTGGAATTTTATTATATACGAAGATGCTTATCTGAGAGGCTTGGCCAGTGCCTATTCATGGAAGAATATTGTACATACTAGTATGTGAAGCCGGCCCATATTGCAAAGTAGCTGGTGATTCGTGTCACCCTATGGTTGAGAATGTAGTAGTGCAAATAACAGAGTTGTGGAATAAAATCTCCATTTTTCGCTCCGACCAATCTATTTGTTTGGCGCTTAGGTGTGCGTCCATGCGTTCCTCTGTTCTCACGGTAAAGGACTTATTGAGAGAAATATGAGGAACTTCATGCTGACGGTATTTGAGTTCACTATTTTTTTTAGTTAATGCTGATGGTATTTGTGTTGTAGGATTGTTCGAAGAACTAAAGAAGCCTCATGTGATAGGGAAATATATCCTACGGAATTATTACACAGGTCCTAACCTTATTTTACGAACTTGGGGTTCTAGTGCAGTTTTATCCTTTTCTTGAACATCAATATACTGGGAGGTGGGAGCCCCCGCATCCTCCTACATTTTTTATTCTAGAACAGAAATTAAAGGCTGCAACCCAAATCCGGCAAAATGAAGCAGCACTGGGGGCTCTTGCCTCCTTCAAATTTTGCATTTATTCTATTTTGAAGGGAAAGCCTCTTGGCGTGGAGGCCTCTGCGTCGGAAAGATACATACAATCTTCTTTATTAATTTATTCAACAAAATATTGACAAAGAATGTACATCAAAAACCCGAAGCTACAATGCAACACCTACAAACTTGACGATGGGTGAAGATTAAGCCAGTAGGGCCTTGTGCCCTAGAAACACGAAATCTCCCCACCAACTAGTAACTGAGGACATCGCCGAGGCACCCTCATGGTGAAATGGGAGTACTCATCCGGTCTACTAGACTCTTAGCGAGCACGTCATGCAAACGTTGTAGAAGCCGTCACCATCATCGAACCGTCGAGCATTATTTAGGGTAAAGTTTCGTACCGTTTTCGTCAGTCCTATCGTCGACGCCACCATGATGTTAGACAGTGCCATAAGTCACCGAGATCCAGCTGCACCATGCCGCCGGACTCTATGTTGTCTAAGCGGTAGAAAACACGCCGCTCCACCTTCTTGACCCCTTTGACCAACAACAACTCAAAAATGATACCCGAGGAGGGAGAACGACACGTAGCATCGCCATTGTTCCACTACTAGAAAAGGCATAGCCGTAAGATCACTACCAGCGGTGCACCTGGAGGATACTAGTGGCCACGCCATAGGAACCATGTGCCATTGCTATTTTTTCCTGATAACCCCCACCCATAGGTTTAGTAGTGACGCACCATGGGCATGGTGCACCACTCCTATCTGATGGCGCACCATGGGCATGGTGCGCCATTCCTATCtgagatagcagtggcgcaccataccCATGGTACGGCACTAGTAAGTCTGGGCATGGGTTTGGCTATGGGCAGCAACCACTGCCATGGTGCACCATTTGTTGTCCACCCCCAGCCCCCACCCACCCTCTTCCCCCATGGATCGCCTTTCtagttttcaaaaaataaaaaaaattgataaaaaaatttaaaaaataaattccTTGCAAATGCctatgttatgtcatctagttgcaaaagaaattaacaaacatgaattttaacTTTTTTTAATAAAATGGCACTATGTATTGGTAAAATGGCTTTTcttgttgcatacgacctccgatgaatacgttttttatatgaaaatatatctacgGAAAATTTAACATCCGAATACCTGGTTTATTTTCACCGCTCCTTGTCTATCTGTCCTAAGAATTCTCGACCCAAATTGAAGATTCCATTCAACATGGTAAGCCGatcatagaaaaaataaattttgTGCAATGTCATGCAACTAAATCTTCATCTAACTGTGAGCTCAAGGGGATCGATGGATCTGCTCCGCATCACTTTGAAGCAAATTAGCTCGGATCAGGTCTTCATCCTACAGACCCGTATATGGATTGATCAGCTCATTGACAGTTCGCAAGATGCAGTGTCCACGACGCAAGATCACCTTCCGTGTTTGACTGCTTGGTAACCAATGGTCTTCCTATAGGAGTATTAACTTTCTCACCCGATCCAATTCTTCATATGTGGCCTCTCTTAAAAGTTTGTAAGTC encodes:
- the LOC124652001 gene encoding uncharacterized protein At2g33490-like, with the translated sequence MKSSLRKLRGFALQRHEQRADRHRDHSTAAKAADELLAAAQDMADMRNCYDNLLSVAAAIANSSYEFCEALQEMGTCLVKRVTPNKEGINDKVLLLLGKSQFELRKLVDSYRVHVLNTITTPSQSLLNELQTVEEMKRQCDEKRDLFEYMLNAQKEKGRSRNSKGDNSASEQQLKQAQEDYQEEATLFLFRLKSLKQGQFRSLFTQAARHHAAQLNLFRKGVKSLEAVEPHVRLAAEQQHIDHQFSALEEEDYSVEDENDDDYNDSHDGELSFDYGENKEAAEAGHASRSPTEEFFDRSKGDYSSFASERQRLVSQSAPLFPEKKLETAERVKELRRSATRKLNTYVLPTPNDVQASPQIVAGNPTSGSPVGSKGAFHSSPLNPSIKVGDLRDNKLPSPARLSNAQSVLKESNINNAEIRTMLPASDLALPGYHELKISSDNKKTKRGSFSGPIPLRPRSTENIDVMAAAPRHSSAHQPTVHVRVSPSSSPPPLSSPRIKELHELPRPPTSASRNTAFPSLVAHSAPLVPNSAPLAPRGHSGQDHFNFRVRQTPPSAPQTASPLPTPPGPIARSFSIPSRGIRTGISDGKGTEDHHDKGAARMSLSSLPSAQTVLDDRQPLSAAAESVKRT